CCCTCTCGTCTCCTTTCctaaaaggtcaaaggtaatcaAGGAGAGGCGGCGAGGAGGGAAAGTGGACTAAAACACGCTTGTATGAAATGAGACTCCTCCACAGGTAAATTATGATTCCAGGGGTGGATCGCAACATGAAAAGGTGTATAGTGACAGACTAATGTAGCAAGACATTTCTAGATAAAAGGATCGCAACATGAAAAGGTGTATAGTGGCAGACTAATGTAGCTAGTTGTACAAGACATTTCTAGATAAAAGGTTAAGTAGCGTATCGTTTCTCCTCCCAGAAAACAAAGGAGggagtgtcagatttcaaaagtcTTCTGTGAAGGACGCATGTAGGATAAACTTGTGCTTCCTGGTCAAAAGGATGCTATGGAGGAGGGAGGACTCTGCTTCCTGGTCAAAAGGAGGGGAGGACTCTGCTTCCTGGTCAACAGGAAGGAAGGACTCTGCTTCCTGGTCAAAAGGAGGGGAGGACTCTGCTTCCTGGTCAAAAGGATGttatggaggaggggaggactctGCTTCCTGGTCAAAAGGAAGGAAGGACTCTGCTTCCTGGTCAAAAGGAGGGGAGGACTCTGCTTCCTGGTCAAAAGGATGttatggaggaggggaggactctGCTTCCTGGTCAAAAGGAAGGAAGGACTCTGCTTCCTGGTCAAAAGGAGGGGAGGACTCTGCTTCCTGGTCAAAAGGAGGGGAGGACTCTGCTTCCTGGTCAAAAGGAGGGGAGGACTCTGCTTCCTGGTCAAAAGGAGGGGAGGACTCTGCTTCCTGGTCAAAAGGAAGGAAGGACTCTGCTTCCTGGTCAAAAGGAGGctatggaggaggggaggactgtCTTCTGTTTTCCTACTAACATTTACACTCCTCAACAACTGTGCAGTTTCCGGGTCACGGAGGACGTACCTGCTGCCAGTGGTGCAGCTTAGACAGGTGTTTCTGAACAAGCAGCTCTTTCCTCTGGAGTTCATTCCGCAGCTCAGACACAtcctggagagaagagagagagagagaagagagaaggagagagaagagagagggagagagagagaagagatggactAGCTGTTAACAGCAGAGGGAGGCTGTCCTAACACCACAACATCACCATACTGGTGAAGTTTCCCCATACATACAGCTCCAGGGTGAATTttccccctaggtacagatctaagatcagcttcccctcccccaatcctaacattaaccattagtggggaaaatgtaacactgatccaagatcagcatctaggggcgACTTCACCCTAATCAATATAGAGCCATCAAATTCACCAGAACCCAGTTCCACTggtgttcccctctaatcagggactgatttagacctgggacaacaggtgggtgattcccctctaatcagggactgatttagacctgggacaacaggtgggtgattcccctctaatcagggattgatttagacctgggataccaggtgggtgattcccctctaatcagggattgatttagacctgggacaacaggtgggtgattcccctctaatcagggattgatttagacctgggacaccaggtgggtgattcccctctaatcagggactgatttagacctgggacaccaggtgggttattcccctctaatcagggactgatttagacctgggacaccaggtgggtgattcccctctaatcagggcctgatttagacctgggacaccaggtgggtgattcccctctaatcagggcctgatttagacctgggacaccaggtgggtgattcccctccgaacagggactgatttagacctgggacaccaggtaggTGATTCCCCTCCGAAcagggactggtttagacctgggacaccaggtgggtgattacccctctaaccagggactgatttagacctgagacaccaggtgggtgattcccctctaatcagggactgagttagacctgggacaccaggtgggtgctaTTAAATGACCATGTAGAACAGCAAAGCTGGTAGGGTAAGAATGGAATAGTCCTGGTATACAGTATCACCTACCTCTCTGACCACCTGGTCAGGTAAGAATGGAATAGTCCTGGTATACAGTATCACCTACCTCTTTGACCACCTGGTCAGGTAAGAATGGAATAGTCCTGGTATACAGTATCACCTACCTCTCTGATCACCTGGTCAGGTAAGAATGGAATAGTCCTGGTATACAGTATCACCTACCTCTTTGACCACCTGGTCAGGTAAGAATGGAATAGTCCTGGTATACAGTATCACCTACCTCTCTGACCAGCTGGTCAGGTAAGAATGGAATAGTCCTGGTATACAGTATCACCTACCTCTGATCACCTGGTCAGGTAAGAATGGAATAGTCCTGGTATACAGTATCACCTACCTCTTTGATCACCTGGTCAGGTAAGAATGGAATAGTCCTGGTATACAGTATCACCTACCTCTCTGACCACCTGGTCAGGTAAGAATGGAATAGTCCTGGTATACAGTATCACCTACCTCTTTGACCACCTGGTCAGGTAAGAATGGAATAGTCCTGGTATACAGTATCACCTACCTCTTTGACCACCTGGTCAGGTAAGAATGGAATAGTCCTGGTATACAGTATCACCTACCTCTTTGACCACCTGGTCAGGTATGAATGGAATAGTCCTGGTATACAGTATCACCTACCTCTCTGACCACCTGGTCAGGTAAGAATGGAATTATCCTGGTATACAGTATCACCTACCTCTCTGATCACCTGGTCAGGTAAGAATGGAATAGTCCTGGTATACAGTATCACCTACCTCTTTGACCACCTGGTCAGGTAAGAATGGAATAGTCCTGGTATACAGTATCACCTACCTCTTTGACCAGCTGGTCAGGTAAGAATGGAATAGTCCTGGTATACAGTATCACCTACCTCTCTGATCACCTGGTCAGGTAAGAATGGAATAGTCCTGGTATACAGTATCACCTACCTCTGATCACCTGGTCAGGTAAGAATGGAATAGTCCTGGTATACAGTATCACCTACCTCTTTGACCACCTGGTCAGGTAAGAATGGAATAGTCCTGGTATACAGTATCACCTACCTCTTTGACCACCTGGTCAGGTAAGAATGGAATAGTCCTGGTATACAGTATCACCTACCTCTTTGATCACCTGGTCAGGTAAGAATGGAATAGTCCTGGTATACAGTATCACCTACCTCTTTGACCAGCTGGTCAGGTAAGAATGGAATAGTCCTGGTATACAGTATCACCTACCTCTCTGATCACCTGGTCAGGTAAGAATGGAATAGTCCTGGTATACAGTATCACCTACCTCTGATCACCTGGTCAGGTAAGAATGGAATAGTCCTGGTATACAGTATCACCTACCTCTTTGACCACCTGGTCAGGTAAGAATGGAATAGTCCTGGTATACAGTACCACCTACCTCTGATCACCTGGTCAGGTAAGAATGGAATAGTCCTGGTATACAGTATCACCTACCTCTTTGACCAGCTGGTCAGGTAAGAATGGAATAGTCCTGGTATACAGTATCACCTACCTCTCTGACCACCTGGTCAGGTAAGAATGGAATAGTCCTGGTATACAGTATCACCTACCTCTTTGACCACCTGGTCGGGTTTCTGGACTGATAACTGAAGACGCTTCTGCAGGAAGAAACATTCTGTCTGTCTGGCAACATCCAGAAACTTCTGAATACACTGATCCACacctggggagacagacaggttagagacagaaacagacaggttaaagacagacagacaggttagcgagacagacagacagacatgcaagtcagttaatttGAGCTAGATAAGCAAAGTAATGaaataaatatgttttttaaTGAATGTGTTTCAAACTGTTTACAATGCAACTAGCTAACTGCCCCAAGGCTAGCCAACTCTCCTCCTCCTGAATTACTGGGTGTGCAAGATTTTGCTACAACCCTGCTTTTTCCAACCAGCTGCTCATCTGCTCATGATTGACTAAATCAGGTGTTAGAACAGGGCTGGAGCAAAACCATGCATACCCTGTCGCTATCCAGGAGGATGGCTGTTGGTCACCTAGGAGCTTGTCTGGGAATATGATGCCGTGTTTGAGTTGTAAACTTTACTGGTCTCACCTGTCCGAATTTCCTCCTGGTCGGTTCCGTTCACATAGTCTTGACTCACTAGGGACGCAAAGCAAGCCTGTTGACACAAGACAACTGGTTAACAGTTCACTACTAGCTTCAGTAACGCCAGGCCAGAGATACATGTAGTTAGCTAGCTTCAGTAACGCCAGGCCAGAGATACATGTAGTTAGCTAGCTTCAGTAACGCCAGGCCAGAGATACATGTACTTAGCTAGCTTCAGTAACGCCAGGCCAGAGATACATGTACTTAGCTAGCTTCAGTAACGCCAGGCCAGAGATGCATGTACCTAGCTAGATATAACATTACATTTAGTTACATATAAGTGCTAGTTGTGTCCAGGCAACCCAGCAAAGCATGAGACGTAAAGAATGCTTGCAGCCCAGGTtgatggcaccttaattggggagaacgggctccgAGTGATGTCTGGAGCGTAAATCAATGTAATGGTATTAAATACATCTAACACATTGGtttggtttccaggtgtttgatgccattcgctCTGTTCCAGACATTACGATGTGCCGCTGTCCCCTCAGCAGACGACACTGCTCTGCACAacaatgtaacgttagctagctgactactagctggCTTCGGTAACGCCAGACAAGTCCAACGGCTATGCTTCATTTAGGTAGTTGGTTACATTTCAAAAGAACGGTAACTTTGTGACTAACTGAAATACTGAGCATTAACCACATACAACAGTGTCTTTGGTAAGCAGTTAGCGCTATCTAGCTAGTAGACCAGTAGCGTGATGTGCTATCTAGTATCACAACGTTAGCTATACCACGGCTGGCTAGGCTAGCTGGTATCATTACGTTAGCTATACCACGGCTGGCTAGGCTAGCTAGTATCGTTACGTTAGCTATACCACAGCTAGCTAGTATCATTACGTTAGCTATACcgttggcagaatacctgaccactgtgactgacccaaacttaaggaaagctttgactatgtacagactcagtgagcatagccttgctattgagaaaggccgccgtaggcagacatggctctcaagagaagacaggctatgtgctcactgcccacaacatgaggtggaaactgagctgcacttcctaacctcctgccaaatgtatgaccatattagagagacatatttccctcagattacacagatccacaaagaattccaaaacaaatccaattttgataaactcccatatctactgggtgaaattccacagtgtgccatcacagcagcaagatttgtgacctgttgccacaagaaaagggcaaccagtgaagaacaaacaccattgtaaatacaacccatatttatgtttatttattttaacttgtgtgctttaaccatttgtacattgttacaacactgtatatatataatatgacatttgtaatgtctttgttttgaaacttctgtatgtgtaatgtttactgttaatttttttcttcacttttgtatattatctacctcacttgctttggcaatgttaacacatgtttcccatgccaataaagccccttgaattgaatataCCACGGGTAGCTAGGCTAGCTAGTATCATTACGTTAGCTATACCACGGCTGGCTAGGCTAGTTAGTATCATTACGTTAGCTATACCACGGCTGGCTAGGCTAGCTAGTATCGTTACGTTAGCTATACCACAGCTAGCTAGTATCATTACGTTAGCTATACCACGGGTAGCTAGGCTAGCTAGTATCATTACGTTAGCTATACCACGGGTAGCTAGGCTAGCTAGTGTCATTACGTTAGCTATACCACGGGTAGCTAGGCTAGCTAGTGTCATTACGTTAGCTATACCACGGGTAGCTAGGCTAGCTAGTGTCATTACGTTAGCTATACCACAGCTAGCTAGTATCATTACGTTGGCTATACCACGGGTGGCTAGGCTAGCTAGTATCATTACGTTAGCTATACCACGACTGGCTAGCGTCCACCAGGACAGTGGAGTTGTCGCTCTCGTACCTCGAAAGAAGCCTCTAGGTCGTCTACCAGAGTGTTGGGGCCCTGGACCCTGTTCCCTGGAGCTCCAGACAGTAGTCCCGGCTGACCCGGGCCGCCGACAGTATGAGGACCAGCGGACTGCTGGCCGGGGAACATCCCGCTGCCCATGGAGGAAGACATATTGAATGGTTGTTTGTACCAGTCGGTGATGCCGCTGCTCGCAGTGCGCAGGACATGCCACACTGGCTGACCAATTTAATAGGTTCTACTAAATgactatatatttaaaaaaaagtttgattaaaataaatgttttgcaaTTAAAACAATTTGACATTTACATGCAGTTATAGTGACAAGACACATTGATCCTCCAAAATGTTTTTATTGGTGTTTTATTTAAATGACATGATAATATTGGCAATAATAATATTTTATAGTTTTTGTGTGCATAAGTGCATACCAAATTCAGCATTAGCGTTTCTCCCACAACTACCGGACAGAGGTTGGTTTACTGACTGTCACTGAAGCCTAGTTTTTACTCTACGTATGTAACGCAAGAACGCTACGCAAAAGAGCGTTCTTGCATCCGGTTATAAATTGCAGGGCTGCGTAGTTTTGCTACGCAACAACATTCTGCATAGCTACTTGTAGTTACCGTTACAAAATAAGATTCCAGTCGACAAGTGGTATTTTGGAAACAGTAATTGCAGAGgaaaattactgcagtaaaaaataacttattttggatgcagttacactgcactctgactgcaatctttttttgtaagggtaGGATACGATATACTTTGTCCATTTACATGAAAATTCAGTTTCTCAATGCATACGTATGTAGGCTATAAACTAGGCTAGAGAGGGATTTAGTTACATGTGCTGGGGCACGGGGGCAGGGGGCACGGGGGTGGAAATGTCCTCTTCAGCCCTCTATGCACAGCAGGCTACTACCAGATAACTCAggatacatcccaaatggcaccctattccctatatagtgcactactttagaccagttcaaTGGGTAGTGGACAAAAAgggcctattccctatgtatatagtgcactacttttcaccagtccggtgggtagtgcactacttttgaccggtcCGGTGGGTAGTGGACAAAAagggcctattccctatatatatagtgcactacttttcaccggtcctgtgggtagtgcactacttttgaccggtcCGGTGGGTAGTGGACAAAAagggcctattccctatatatatagtgcactacttttcaccggtcctgtgggtagtgcactacttttgaccagtccaatgggtagggaatagggtgctacttGGGAAGCAATCTGTGATTCTACACAGTACCACAGTCTCTGTCTCTACAGAATAATCCTTCTCCAGCCAGCTCCGTGTGTgtagatgtggtgtgtgtgtcttcaggCTTGGTTGGCCAGTCCAGCAGCGAACTCTACCAGTGTTCGTGTCGGTCGCCCAGACATTCCTTTCTTCAGGTAGGGAACCTGgacagagacaaacagtgagagagAATCACTTCTAGAACACTAACAGAAGGGGTTGTGATCATCATGGTTCTAGAACACTAACAGAAGGGATTGTGATCATCATGGTTCTAGAACACTAACAGAAGGGGTTGTGATCATCATGGTTCTAGAACACTAACAGAAGGGGTTGTGGTCATCATGGTTCTAGAACACTAACAGAAGGGGTTGTGGTCATCATGCTTCTAGAACTAACAGAAGCAGATGTGCCATTCTGATCATGCGCGCCGCGACCGACATAGCTAGTTCATTAGCTAGCCAGTAagtaactcctccagtatgtgttgatgTTCGTTAGCAaagctagccactgtagctagccagtaactcctccagtatgtgttgatgtgtcgtaagctaagctagccactgtagctagccagtaactcctccagtatgtgttgatgTGTCGTAAGCTAAActagccactgtagctagccagtaactcctccagtatgtgttgatgTTCGTTAGCAaagctagccactgtagctagccagtaacttctccagtatgtgttgatgtgtcgtaagctaagctagccactgtagctagccagtaactcttacagtatgtgttgatgtgtcgtaagctaagctagccactgtagctagccagtaactcctccagtatgtgttgatgTTCGTTAGCAaagctagccactgtagctagccagtaactcctccagtatgtgttgatgTTCGTTAGCAaagctagccactgtagctagccagtaactcctccagtatgtgttgtGTCGTAAGCtaagctagccactgtagctagccagtaactcctccagtatgtgttgatgtgtcgtaagctaagctagccactgtagctagccagtaactcctccagtatgtgttgatgTGTCGTAAGCTAAActagccactgtagctagccagtaactcctccagtatgtgttgatgTTCGTTAGCAaagctagccactgtagctagccagtaactcctccagtatgtgttgatgtgtcgtaagctaagctagccactgtagctagccagtaactcctccagtatgtgttgatgtgtcgtaagctaagctagccactgtagctagccagtaactcctccagtatgtgttgatgTTCGTTAGCAaagctagccactgtagctagccagtaactcctccagtatgtgtCGATGTTCGTTAGCAaagctagccactgtagctagccagttactcctccagtatgtgttgatgTTCGTTAGCAaagctagccactgtagctagccagtaactcctccagtatgtgtCGATGTTCGTTAGCAaagctagccactgtagctagccagtaactcctccagtatgtgttgatgTTCGTTAGCAaagctagccactgtagctagccagtaactcctccagtatgtgttgatgTGTCATAGCTAGTTCGTTAGCAaagctagccactgtagctagccagtaactcctccagtatgtgttgatgtgtcgtaagctaagctagccactgtagctagccagtaactcctccagtatgtgttgatgTGTCATAGCTAGTTCATAAGCtaagctagccagtaactcctccagtatgtgttgatgtgtcgtagctagttcgttagcaaagctagccactgtagatagccagtaactcctccagtatgtgttgatgtgtcgtaagctaagctagccactgtagctagccagtaactcctccagtatgtgttgatgTTCGTTAGCAaagctagccactgtagctagccagtaactcctccagtatgtgtCGATGTTCGTTAGCAaagctagccactgtagctagccagtaactcctccagtatgtgttgatgTTCGTTAGCAaagctagccactgtagctagccagtaactcctccagtatgtgttgatgTGTCATAGCTAGTTCGTTAGCAaagctagccactgtagctagccagtaactcctccagtatgtgttgatgtgtcgtagctagttcgttagcaaagctagccactgtagctagccagtaactcctccagtatgtgttcATGTGTCATAGCTAGTTCGTTAGCAaagctagccactgtagctagccagtaactcctccagtatgtgttcATGTGTCATAGCTAGTTCGTTAGCAaagctagccactgtagctagccagtaaTTCCTCCAGTATGTGTGACGTCATTTCACAGGAAGCTGTAGAGGTCAATACGAAATGGCACTTCTGCAGCCAAACTtcttcttcttcatttgttttagTTTTTAAGGATGAACTGACCTGGTATGATGCTGCATTGATCAGTTCTACAGATTAAAGTCTTTATTTTAGCATCCCCCCCCCCAAAGTAAACCTTTAAACTGTactgttttacgttgtacatgtTTCAAGCTTTGTGTGCTGCTATTTTGGCCAGGTCTCTTttgcaaaatatatttaatctcaGTGAGACGAACCTGGTAAAACAGCTCTGAGATATTTAATCTCAGTGAGACGAACCTGGTAAAATCAAACAGCTCTGAGATCAATGTTCCAGAAGACTACCGTACCTCGTCCTTATTGGTCATCACCCCGGCGATGTCCAGGTGCGCCCAATGAGGGGCCGTCACAAACTCCCTCAGAAACGCTGCCGCCGTGCAGGCTCCGCcagaactacacacacacacacacacacacaggtcacacacacacacacacaggtcacacacacacacacacaggtcacacacacacacacacacacacacacacacacacacacacacacacacacacacacacacacacacacacacacacacacacacaggtaaacatGGCATTAACACAGAAGTTGTTAAAGGTTGtttctagatgtgtgtgtgtgtgtgtgtgtgtgtgtgtgtgtgtgtgtgtgtgtgtgtgtgtgtgtgtgtgtgtgtgtgtgttcttaccggCTGTACTTGCCCACGTTGTTGAGGTCGGCCAGCTGGCAGTCAGTGACCTGTCTGGTGTAATGTTGAAACAACGGCATCCTCCACACCCGGTCCCCTGTTACCACACTGGCCTATCAGAGAGACACCCTGTTACCACACTGGCCTATCAGAGAGACACCCTGTTACCACACTGGCCTATCAGAGAGACACCCTGTTACCACACTGGCCTATCAGAGAGACACCCTGTTACCACACTGGCCTATCAGAGAGACACCCTGTTACCACACTGGCCTatcagagagaccctgttaccacactggcctatcagagagacaccctgttaccacactggcctatcagagagacaccctgttaccacactggcctatcagaaacaccctgttaccacactggcctatcagagagacaccctgttaccacactggcctatcagagagacaccctgttaccacactggcctatcagagagaccctgttaccacactggcctatcagagagacaccctgttaccacactggcctatcagagagacaccctgttaccacactggcctatcagagagacaccctgttaccacactggcctatcagagagacaccctgttaccacactggcc
The nucleotide sequence above comes from Salvelinus fontinalis isolate EN_2023a unplaced genomic scaffold, ASM2944872v1 scaffold_0008, whole genome shotgun sequence. Encoded proteins:
- the LOC129842039 gene encoding mediator of RNA polymerase II transcription subunit 28-like; the protein is MSSSMGSGMFPGQQSAGPHTVGGPGQPGLLSGAPGNRVQGPNTLVDDLEASFEACFASLVSQDYVNGTDQEEIRTGVDQCIQKFLDVARQTECFFLQKRLQLSVQKPDQVVKEDVSELRNELQRKELLVQKHLSKLHHWQQVLEDVSVQHRKPSDLPPPGPLVFLEQASASLPAAPLKQT